One stretch of Excalfactoria chinensis isolate bCotChi1 chromosome 2, bCotChi1.hap2, whole genome shotgun sequence DNA includes these proteins:
- the MC2R gene encoding adrenocorticotropic hormone receptor, which translates to MKTETPSNLIKYAGQTSISSLENITDFTLNITDCNQVVVPEEVFFTVAAAGIVENLLVLVAVIRNKNLHLPMYFFICSLAISDMLGSLYKTLENIFIILCKMGYLTRRGDFEKKLDDAMDSMFILSLLGSIFSLLAIAADRYITIFYALRYHNIMTLQRAVVILAIIWTFCAGSSIAIALFSHEVATVIPFTILFPLMMFFILCLYIHMFLLARSHAKKIASLPTSAVHQRTNMKGAITLTIFLGVFLCCWAPFVLHILLARFCPHNPYCACYMSIFHVNGTLIMCNAIIDPMIFAFRSPELRSTFKKMFCCARYNWTW; encoded by the coding sequence atgaaaactgagacaCCTTCCAACTTAATCAAATATGCAGGGCAGACAAGCATTTCATCTCTGGAAAATATAACTGATTTTACCTTAAATATCACTGACTGCAACCAGGTTGTGGTGCCAGAAGAAgtttttttcactgttgctgctgctggcatAGTGGAAAATCTACTTGTCCTTGTTGCTGTCATCAGAAATAAGAATTTGCACTTGCCCATGTACTTCTTCATTTGTAGCTTAGCCATTTCAGACATGTTAGGCAGCTTATACAAAACTCTGGAGAACATCTTTATTATCTTGTGCAAAATGGGGTACCTGACACGTCGTGGGGACTTTGAGAAAAAGCTGGATGATGCTATGGATTCCATGTTCATTCTGTCTTTACTGGGGTCCATTTTCAGCTTGCTAGCTATTGCAGCAGACAGATACATCACTATCTTCTATGCTTTGCGGTACCATAATATAATGACACTACAAAGGGCTGTGGTCATCTTAGCAATCATTTGGACATTCTGTGCTGGCAGTAGCATTGCCATTGCCCTCTTCTCCCATGAAGTAGCTACAGTTATTCCCTTCACCATCCTCTTCCCTTTAATGATGTTTTTTATACTGTGCCTCTATATCCATATGTTCCTCCTAGCTCGATCTCACGCAAAAAAGATTGCCTCACTGCCAACCAGTGCAGTCCATCAGAGAACTAACATGAAAGGAGCCATTACACTGACTATTTTCCTTGGAGTCTTCCTTTGCTGTTGGGCCCCCTTTGTCCTTCACATCCTTTTGGCAAGGTTTTGCCCACACAACCCTTACTGTGCCTGCTACATGTCTATTTTCCATGTGAATGGGACCCTCATAATGTGCAATGCAATCATCGACCCTATGATTTTTGCATTTCGAAGCCCAGAATTACGGAGTACATTTAAGAAGATGTTCTGCTGTGCCAGGTATAACTGGACCTGGTAG